aaatctcacattgaaaaaaataaaatatttttatagtatctATATAGTAAACtttaaaaagtgttaataactaactaaaaaaatatgaaaaaagaagggTATAGGAGAAAAACcacatttgaaagaaaaaaaaatcggaTCTCGTCTGGGTTTGCCTGGATCGCCCAGGTCATGGGTCGGCCTGCCAAGTTGACCGAGTTTTGATAGGTTGTTGCACCAGCTGGTCTTTTATCTTAGCCAGACTGGTCCAGCCACTGGATTAAACCACTAGGCTAGTCTGGGTTTAATAACAGTGATTTCTATGACTACGGTTGAGATATGAGGTAGGCTATAGTTTCTTAACCATAGACACCCCACAATCTAGCTCGAGTTAACCACTAATAGCTGTTTAGGAGTTGAGTAAAGAATAAATTGCAGTTGTGATGACCGATACAAGGGTTGAACTTGAGGCACAATACAAAGAACAAAGTAGAAATAAATGGGAGCAAATGATGGCATACATGTTGAATCATTATCCTCCTTTTTCTGTGATACGATTAATACTACACAAAAAAATCCATTGCAAGTATCAATTGGGTCAATTACAAGATCAATTGCAAATAAGTTTAAAGATGTATTCAATGAGCTTATTCAGAGTATTTAGACAAATGTGAATTTCAAAGAGGCTACATCTTCAAGAAGTAATGATAAAATCTTAATcaatttaacctatatataagaGGGGCCTGATCCATCTACTTCAttggttaattaattttgacaattataagcttattttttctagtacatagttttttttttttcctaacaagCATAATATTCTATTCGACTGTTGGATCGAGCTGAAACTTTACCAAAAGTTTTCAGAGGTTTTGTTTTATagtgttaaaattttaaggaaatTGAACATCATGAAGGTCTTGTGATAAGGTTTAGAAATTACTATGCAAGAATTATATTAGTTTCCGagttgatttataatttatttttcttattttatttagattttattattatttaggatGTTTTTACCAATTATAAATAGggttatttagctttttttagtagtttttttttttttttgacaaacttTGATttcaactattattattatgtgtGAGGTTTTGCTCatactttttagtttttcatcaaattactttaacttattgaagaattaaCAAAGTTTTATGATGTCTTCTATATTTCTCGTTCACGTCTCTTTATAGGTGTTGGGTGAGTGTTCGGTTACTTATAGCCTTGGTGCCTTGACATAGGTTATCGTTGTGTCAAGCTCAACATCAAACTTGATCTTagctttcttgaaaaaattcaatttgacgATGTATTTTTAGAATATCTACAAGGTTCACATAATTACAAACCtccaaaatattttcctttcccTCCACCTCCAACTTCTTTCTAATGTATAAAGACTTGTGTAATTGATTttatagttaaattaataatataaaatgtgtttttcaatttaaagtaGTTGTTTAATAATGTTTgatgttaaattatttgatcTAAACAAgcatgtattaaaataattactaaaataCCAATAAACATAAAGATTCTGTTGGTGATTCTGTAATGTAgaccaattttttattttttttaacatcattctCTTTATAAGTAGGCTACCTTtgtgtttccttttcttctagtCTCCCCCCCATTAAGCAATTGCACACATAACTGAGAACCGCAATTCCTTCTAAATCTGTGCATTGAACCACTACTAAATCCTAAGCATGTTAGTGCACACAACGACAGAGTAActtatggaaataaatatttcacCAAGAACAGGGATGTTCAAATCATATTCTCACTTTTGTTCGAGgcataaagaaaatataaaaacctgtaattaattaataaacacCCTCTACCTTAAAAACAacgttgttaattaattaatatagctCATGTTTCCAAATAATTTTGCCACCATCCATagaaattacaattataatcCAAATTAAAGAGTTCTTGACGTTCTCTGCTGAATGATTAATTCTCTGTGGAACCTGTCAAGAGCGTTTTGAGTGCTGCCATCAAATCCTGATGACCATGAAAAAGAGTGGCCATGTCGCAGTAGAAGTCATGCCTGCTCTTATGCCCTTGTTTGTACAAATCGAACTCACTGTGGAAATCTTCGTACACATATTCATGGTTCTCAAAGCGTTCTGTGATCAGATGCCTCATTGTTGAAGTTTCTGCTTCCATATTGTTAGGCTCGAGGAAAGATGTTACCCTATCTTTAGTTGCTTCAGAGTTCTTATTTGTTCATGTTTACACGGATTTTATGTCCTCTCCTATGCATTACTTGGATCATGTTTTGAATCGGATTTGGATTCCCATAATCACAATCCTTCTCGAATACGGATTCTGAGAAAATATGACGTCTTTCAAATAAAGTCCTTAATTATAGGGGCAGGAATCCGAATTGAAAAGGAGAAAAGTTGCTTAATAAACAAGCAAAAACTTTGCTTACAAGGTTTGCTTGTGACAGTATTTATCTCATTCTCTATGTCCTAGGTACTCCAGATTTTAAGACCTTCCATCTCCTTGGTTGAAATTTTTCTATGGAGCCTGTGCAATTCAATTTCACATTGAATCTCCATGATCTTGATGCACCCAAAACCACCTACAAGATTCCACTCTTTCATCCTACTGTCCTTCCAGCCTGTACAACCACCAGTTCCTGCATCAATCAAAATGCCAAGATTTCATCTGAACTTGAAAAGCTTCCGGGGCAAGGTGATGGCGCCGCTGTCTACCAATTACtaaagaagatgaagagaaagagagagtgtAACGATAAATATGCTACGGTCTACTTGAACAAGCTGAGTGCCAGGTTTCAGGATCAGCCTGAAAATATACAGGGCTTTAAAACGGTCATGGCAGATATCATTGGTCATACTGACAGAGATCAATCTGGTCGACTAAAAGACATACCCGACGATACCCTAGACAGAATAGCGGCAATCTTTGAAGGTCATGATGATCTGCTACGTGACTTTAACTCTTTTTTGCCACCTTCACATCAACTCAGCCTGgatgatgaggaggaggaaAATGAGGCGGATGCAGCAGAGGAAAAAGAACCTGGACTCAAAGATGCTGTGgattttttcaagaaagtgtgGATATTGCGTGGCATGGATTTCTATGAAGCCTTCCTGAAGACTTTATTTCCACTAAAAAATGGGAGCAGGAACCCAGATTATGTCTATAGGGATGCCCTTGCGTTATTGGCAGGTGAACCTGATTTGCTCCAGGGGTTTTATAGATTTCTTCCAGCTTCTAAATCAATCCCTTTGGCATATCATGTTCCATATTCCCAAGGTTTGgatgttaacaacaaaagaGCAGTGCTGGTGAAGGCTGTCAAGGAGCAGAAGCATTCTGAGAATCTTGAGGTTGTTGAAGAGAATGatcataagaaaagaaattttgtcAACAAGGCTGGAGGAGTTGTAGCGGGAGGTGGTGAGAGTGTCATAGAAAAGTGTATGAGCGATGGACTTGGCTTCTTTGGCAAAGTTAAGGAGAGGTTGTCCTGCAATTTCCGTTATGAGAGATTCTTGAAGCTTCTCTTTTATTATACAAAGGAGAAGTTTGGAGAGAGTGAATGGAAAACTATGGTTGCTACTTTGATTGGAAATCATTCTGATCTCATGGATGAGCTCGATGATTTCATGGTAAAATGCAAGAATATGCAAGAATCAAGGAGATGTGAAAGAAGGGACCGAAAGAGAGCAAGACATGAATCCCAGGTCTTGAAAGATGAGTTGGTTTCTGTTGCCTCAAGAACTGAAGACTATTCCTCTAACATCAGGAGCCAAAATCAGCGACAGAAAATCATGGCTCAATGTAATGATGATAGAGATGAGATAGACATGCTATTTACTTGGTTTAAATCTGCTGTTGAGTATGCAGAGGAGCTGGGGGATGGCAACGATGAAGGGAAAGTTACAAAGGGGAAGAGGATTCACTTCCTAAGATGTGTTGAACGTTTATATAACGATCAAGGCCTTGAGGTGCTTGATGTTTTCGACAACAATCCCCAGCATGCGCTCCCTATCTTAAGGCATCGCTTGAAGCAGAAACTAGAGGAGCTTAAACATTGGCGTGATGATTATGAAAAGTTATGGGATGAAGTAGTCTCTcgagtttattaaaaatcattcgACAAGCCAGAtgattcctttttctttttaattttcaagttcaTGGTTGAATGGAATTTCTGGATATTGGTGTTatctttttttggatttcttatgtataataatattattatgatttttccaTGGTGAATCATTGTTGTTAATTAGAACTTCTGAAGGCTATGCACTCCATCCTGTTTATCATGATCAAACCTGCTTGAGTCCCATAGTTGTACTCTATTTTTATTAAGCTCTTTGTAAGCATTATTAAATTGTGAAGTAAGAAGTGTTTTAGGTAGTgttcttgattttcaaataatagtaaaaacaGCACACAGGTTTCTTCTTCTGCATTCTGCAGAATGATTTCTGTGTAATTGTCATGAAAGAACATGATAAAAAGTTGATCAAGAAACACCATGTTATTAGAAACTGTAGGAAGACAAATCTATAACATGTGACCTGGAACTAATATTTCTAGTATCATATTATCAATTGGAAGAATGCAGTAGTATTTCTCAACTTTGAATAATTACCAGCTTAAATGTTCAAGAGAAGAGTGGCTGGGATTAAGGATGAGGGATTAAATTGATCCCGTGGTGTTGAACTATCTGGACTCCCTAATGATTTATACTAATTTCTAGCATATGCATGCGCCCAAATCCTTCCAAGTTCATCTTTATATGCTTTCAACTCCTTGAGTTTTTGTTCCAAACGAACTTTTAGGAGAGGAAGTGAATGTTGATGATCAAGACCCTGATCACCATATAAACGTTCAGGACACCATAGAAAGATCTTCCGATTCCCATTTTCCATTTCATTATCATCGATGCTCATTTCCAATTCTTCTGCATATTCAACAGCTGAGATAAACCAACTAATTAGCATGTCCATCTCATATCTATTATCTTCACATTCAAGCATGATTTTCGCATTTTCATTGCTCTTTCTAGTGGAGAAGTACTTGGATCCTGAAGGTACCAATAAAATTTGATCATTCAACACCTTCAGTTCGGGTTGCATTGCGTTGTGTTTAGAAGGAACACGATAGTCTTTTGGGAGATATCGATAACTAGGAGTACACTTTTTGCACCGAGAGAGATCAAGTCGAATTGACTTGTTGGGATACTTTTCCCTCTTTCTGTCCTGAGATCCCCTTGTTTCAATCCTCTgcacttcatcttcttcctcaacCTCACTCCTGGATAACTGAACATTGTCAAAGACCGAAACATAACGCTGGAACTCATCCATGAGGTCAGGATGCTTTCTAATCATAGCAACTATACTTTCTTTCCAATCATACTTTCCAATCCTTCCATTgatataatagaaaaacatcTTTAATAAAGTGCAATAGCTGATCTCACACGATAGCTTCTTTCGAAAGTTCTCGAAAAGCAAAAATCCATCATTCAGGAGCTTTTTTACTACGTGGTCACCTGGTTTCACTGCAAATCCTCTCACAAAATTTCTTTCCTTATCGTTCCCTTGAGCGATCTCAATCTTTTCAGGATGCTGCTTCTTCCGCTCTTCACCAGCCTTAATTAGTACTGCTCATCTGTTTTTCACATCTTTATCTTGAGAATCTGGACTTTGAGATGCTACTGATGAAGGTGCTTCACAAGCTCGCGTAACTCTATAAAAACACTCCAGTAAATCAGCATCGTCTCCGCACAGCGGAACAATACATCTGAAGAGATCACTGATGTCCTTGGCATTTCTTAGAATCTTCGCAAAATCTTCGCAAACTTTCTTGCCACGCATGCTCAGCTTCTTGTAAAATCGTGAGCACCTTCAAATCCAGGTagtcgtttttttttctctgctaAAGCAGCCGCAGCTTCCATCTTATCCTCCCCCCCCTACCTCTGCTGTATCAAGGAACCTGATGATGTTAAACTCCTGCCAAGTCAATCACAGCTGTTACTAAGATAAATGCCAGATTGTGTGCTCTCCGGGATCATAGGATCAGTTTGAATTATTGTTATCAATTCTTGATTGTAATTATCCTTCAGTTACAAATATTTGAATTCTGTAATTATCCTTCAGTTACAAACATTTGAATTCTGCAATTACCTAGACTGTATAAATGTTAACacaaatgaataagaaaagtTAAGTTGCATTACATCAAGATTGCAGTGTTGAGTTtctatatggtatcagagccaaaaAATCTCTAACGAGTATCTCTTCCACTATCTTTCCACCTTTCTTCCACTGCTTCCTGCAAATTCTTTCACTGCATCTGCAAATGACAACTTCCACTACACCCTCCACCGATTTAACATTTTCACCCATTATCACCATCAATGCTGCCACAACCATCAATGAAAAACTCACTCCTTCTACCTTTCCTTAGTGGCGTGCTCAATTTGAAGCACTGCTCATTGGCTATGATATTATTGACTTTGTAACAGGTATAAACAAATGCCCTGTTATTGATGCTCAAAACCTCACTGCATCTAAAACCGCGAATTCCCACTGGATTCGCCAAGATAAACTTATCTTACATGCTATTCTCGCCTCCACTTCTACCACTATAACCCCTCTTCTCTCTGCCTACAAAACTTCAAATGAGGCATGGACAACACTTACCCGGTTGTATGCTGGCAAATCCAGAACGCGTGTGATGCAGCTTAAGGAAAATTTGACCTTGAGCACACGTGGGTCTCGTCCAGTTACCGAATTTCTTCAGAGTATTAAAGTCATTGCTGATGAGCTCGCCGTCATAGATCACCCTGTTTCAGACGATGACCTAACTCTCTACATACTTAATGGATTGGGTATTGAATTTAGAGAAATTGCAGCACCCATTCGTGCTCGGGAAACATCTATGAAGTTTGAAGAACTTCATGATCTTCTTGTTAGCCATGAAAATTATCTTCGGCGGCTGGAGCACCAATCTACAAATTCATTTGTTCCCACTGCCAATTATTCTAATCGCTGGAGCCCTCAGTCTTCTTCAAATTCCAGATCGTCTAAATGGCGTCCTTCGGTCCCTTCTGTCACTCCACGTGGGCATAATGGAACTCACCGAAATGGGTATTTTAATTCGGGCCACAGACGGTTTAAACCAAAGTGTCAACTATGTGACCAACTTGGTCATACCGCTAAACAATGCTCCCAAATGTCTGGTACTGATTTTTCCGCAAATTGTGCAGCTTCTTCTCAATCAAAAAATCCAAAGTGGCTAGTTGACTCTGCAGCATCTCACAATATGACCACTGATCTCTCCAATTTGACGATTAACTCTGAATATGATGGTACTGATGAAGTTGTAATTGGGGATGGAT
This DNA window, taken from Populus alba chromosome 17, ASM523922v2, whole genome shotgun sequence, encodes the following:
- the LOC140954775 gene encoding paired amphipathic helix protein Sin3-like 1; translation: MEPVQFNFTLNLHDLDAPKTTYKIPLFHPTVLPACTTTSSCINQNAKISSELEKLPGQGDGAAVYQLLKKMKRKRECNDKYATVYLNKLSARFQDQPENIQGFKTVMADIIGHTDRDQSGRLKDIPDDTLDRIAAIFEGHDDLLRDFNSFLPPSHQLSLDDEEEENEADAAEEKEPGLKDAVDFFKKVWILRGMDFYEAFLKTLFPLKNGSRNPDYVYRDALALLAGEPDLLQGFYRFLPASKSIPLAYHVPYSQGLDVNNKRAVLVKAVKEQKHSENLEVVEENDHKKRNFVNKAGGVVAGGGESVIEKCMSDGLGFFGKVKERLSCNFRYERFLKLLFYYTKEKFGESEWKTMVATLIGNHSDLMDELDDFMVKCKNMQESRRCERRDRKRARHESQVLKDELVSVASRTEDYSSNIRSQNQRQKIMAQCNDDRDEIDMLFTWFKSAVEYAEELGDGNDEGKVTKGKRIHFLRCVERLYNDQGLEVLDVFDNNPQHALPILRHRLKQKLEELKHWRDDYEKLWDEVVSRVY